The following are from one region of the Rhodothermales bacterium genome:
- a CDS encoding glycosyltransferase yields the protein MKSHSHIALVELYAGGHHRMYLELLVQQWLSGAYPGKLSLWVSSVFAESHADFISALVDSPVEIHVLDEIPRDLESGSGAKHLLKCDRWHGHALKHACDGGAKHVVFMYLDHAQLAVARRSTMNVRVSGILFKPPERVHSWALPGVVRQVRKRFILNRLTRSPSLHTIFVLDPAIPVERPFVYMPDGITQPDPDLSPDEIRAQTGSGRARLFLMFGDLSLRKGIHRLADAWSGQGHLLLAGRVPENEPEAQAAVDRLANRQDVSYYSGYASNERMAAFFRASDVVLLPYDGHVGSSNVLIRAAHAGKPVIACSDGLVGRLVEQNELGRTVNPTDATAFGSALDRQEIAFNPSKMAQFSALHSPEAMGQIFFSTILTN from the coding sequence GTGAAGAGCCATTCCCACATCGCGCTGGTCGAATTGTATGCTGGGGGCCATCACAGGATGTACCTCGAATTGCTGGTGCAGCAGTGGTTATCCGGCGCATACCCCGGAAAACTCTCACTCTGGGTGTCATCAGTCTTCGCCGAGTCGCATGCTGATTTCATTTCGGCTCTGGTGGATTCTCCCGTCGAGATCCACGTGCTGGATGAAATCCCGCGTGACCTGGAGTCCGGAAGCGGGGCGAAGCATCTCCTGAAGTGTGATCGGTGGCATGGCCATGCACTGAAACACGCGTGCGATGGCGGCGCCAAGCATGTTGTATTCATGTACCTGGATCATGCCCAACTGGCGGTAGCGCGGCGTTCGACCATGAACGTCCGTGTGTCCGGAATCTTGTTCAAGCCACCGGAGCGTGTTCACTCCTGGGCGCTACCTGGTGTCGTGCGACAGGTTCGGAAACGATTCATCCTGAACCGGTTGACCCGATCGCCGAGCTTGCACACCATTTTCGTCCTGGACCCCGCAATTCCAGTCGAGCGTCCTTTCGTATACATGCCGGACGGCATCACGCAACCGGATCCCGATCTGTCACCGGACGAAATCCGTGCACAAACCGGAAGCGGACGTGCGCGCCTTTTCCTGATGTTCGGCGACCTGAGCCTGCGGAAAGGCATTCATCGTCTGGCGGATGCCTGGAGTGGACAGGGACACCTGCTCCTGGCGGGTCGCGTACCCGAAAACGAGCCGGAAGCGCAAGCGGCTGTCGACCGGTTGGCGAATCGTCAAGATGTGTCGTATTACTCGGGATACGCATCGAATGAACGAATGGCGGCCTTTTTTCGCGCATCTGACGTTGTGTTGCTCCCTTACGATGGCCACGTGGGATCGAGTAATGTTCTGATTCGGGCAGCACACGCCGGAAAGCCTGTCATTGCGTGCAGCGATGGACTGGTCGGTCGTCTGGTCGAGCAAAATGAACTGGGACGCACCGTGAATCCGACAGATGCGACAGCATTCGGATCCGCACTCGACCGCCAGGAAATCGCCTTCAATCCGTCCAAAATGGCACAGTTCAGTGCCCTTCATTCGCCAGAGGCCATGGGGCAGATATTCTTTTCGACCATCCTGACCAACTGA
- a CDS encoding glycosyltransferase family 4 protein, translating into MSPKLRVCIQWPRFGPYHMGRLQAVHERLAADGMELVALETASKDALYAWSEMEATTDFQRVQVFPGQVFESIPPAVMHAEVVSALDRMDPDIVFIHTYSFPDSRACLEWCKKRNRSAVVMTDSKEDDAPRNGFREWLKSGLIQSYDAALLGGTPQRRYFEKLGFPPDGIFLGYDVVDNAYFRQAAEKSKASDLSGLPGLGPGDGPDHAPFFLASNRFIPAKNLDRLLMAYSAYRRLSDNPWRLIMLGDGELRPQLEAAAPDGVVFAGFRQIEDIPAYYGAAACFIHPCLKDTWALVVNEAMACGLPVLVSTRAGCHVDLVEHGENGYRFDPEDVGTMTSLMMRVAEHTDWRKRAGRRSLEIIAEWDLDRFVSGVYDAMVYCKETPRVPYHARGRAIVALMKRTRSTTAFHTAEI; encoded by the coding sequence ATGAGTCCGAAGCTTCGCGTTTGTATCCAGTGGCCGCGGTTCGGACCCTATCACATGGGCCGGCTCCAGGCGGTTCATGAAAGGCTGGCCGCGGATGGAATGGAACTCGTGGCCCTCGAAACGGCCTCGAAGGATGCTCTCTATGCATGGAGCGAGATGGAGGCGACGACGGATTTCCAGCGGGTCCAGGTTTTTCCGGGTCAGGTATTCGAGTCCATTCCTCCCGCCGTCATGCACGCCGAAGTGGTAAGCGCACTGGACAGGATGGACCCGGATATCGTCTTCATCCATACCTACAGTTTCCCGGACAGCCGGGCATGTCTTGAATGGTGCAAGAAGAGAAACCGGTCGGCGGTCGTCATGACCGATTCTAAGGAAGACGATGCTCCGCGCAATGGCTTTCGGGAATGGTTGAAGTCAGGACTCATTCAGTCCTACGATGCGGCACTGCTGGGTGGAACGCCGCAGCGACGGTATTTCGAAAAACTGGGATTTCCGCCGGATGGCATTTTCCTGGGCTACGATGTTGTCGACAATGCCTACTTCAGGCAGGCCGCTGAAAAATCCAAGGCATCGGATTTGTCCGGACTCCCGGGCCTTGGTCCGGGCGACGGACCAGACCACGCCCCGTTCTTCCTCGCATCGAACCGATTCATTCCGGCCAAGAATCTGGATAGGCTGTTGATGGCCTATTCCGCCTACAGGAGATTGTCGGATAATCCCTGGCGACTGATCATGCTCGGGGACGGAGAATTGCGTCCCCAACTGGAGGCCGCCGCGCCAGACGGTGTCGTTTTTGCCGGATTCAGGCAAATCGAAGACATCCCCGCCTACTATGGCGCCGCTGCATGTTTCATCCATCCGTGCCTGAAGGATACGTGGGCACTGGTGGTAAATGAGGCCATGGCGTGCGGACTACCCGTCCTTGTTTCCACCCGTGCGGGTTGTCATGTCGACCTGGTGGAACACGGTGAAAACGGATACCGATTCGATCCTGAAGACGTGGGTACCATGACATCACTCATGATGCGGGTGGCCGAGCACACCGATTGGCGCAAACGTGCTGGCCGCCGGTCTCTCGAAATTATCGCCGAATGGGACCTGGATCGCTTCGTGAGTGGAGTATATGATGCCATGGTTTATTGCAAAGAGACACCCAGGGTGCCGTACCATGCCCGGGGACGGGCCATCGTCGCCCTCATGAAGCGCACCCGCTCGACGACGGCGTTCCACACGGCCGAAATATAG
- a CDS encoding ATP-binding protein, whose product MRRQAAVALIGPRQVGKTTLAHEIGDETGALYLDLEARADRDKLADPALFLRAYADRLVILDEIHRVPELFQELRGLIDEGRRTGKRNGRFLILGSASMDLLRQSGESLAGRIEYVHLSSLDALEATDDADSLRRLWVRGGFPDSFLSERESDSFAFRQNFIRTYLERDVPQFGRRIPAETLERLWTMLAHSQGALLNASKLAAGLSVTAPTVTGYVDLLVDLLLVRRLRPFHGNTKKRLVKSPKVYVRDSGLVHALLGIQDYNDLAGHPVVGMSWEGFVIENLISIASPQTKASFYRTSAGAEIDLLLELPGKNGLWAIEIKRGLSANLSKGFHSARADLNPDRSFVVTSANDRFPVAEGVEAIGLRELAKLLMEFGAAQP is encoded by the coding sequence TTGCGCCGTCAAGCCGCTGTGGCGCTGATTGGTCCGCGTCAGGTTGGGAAGACAACCCTCGCCCATGAGATTGGGGATGAAACTGGCGCACTCTACCTCGACCTGGAAGCCAGGGCGGACCGGGACAAGCTGGCCGATCCTGCACTGTTTCTCCGTGCGTATGCGGATCGCTTGGTCATTCTGGACGAGATTCACCGGGTCCCGGAACTGTTCCAGGAACTGCGTGGCCTGATTGACGAGGGACGAAGGACCGGCAAACGGAACGGGCGTTTTCTCATTCTGGGTTCGGCCTCAATGGATCTGCTTCGGCAATCGGGAGAAAGCCTTGCCGGTCGGATTGAATATGTGCACCTCTCCTCACTGGATGCGCTTGAAGCCACGGACGACGCGGATTCATTGCGGCGTCTGTGGGTGCGTGGTGGCTTTCCGGACAGTTTTCTGTCTGAACGGGAATCGGACAGCTTTGCCTTCCGTCAGAACTTCATTCGAACGTATCTCGAGCGCGACGTGCCCCAATTCGGTCGCCGTATTCCGGCAGAAACACTGGAGCGACTGTGGACCATGCTGGCACACAGCCAGGGTGCGCTGCTGAATGCGTCCAAACTGGCCGCTGGGCTTTCCGTTACGGCGCCCACCGTGACCGGATATGTTGACCTGCTGGTTGATTTACTGCTCGTACGGCGTCTTAGACCGTTTCACGGCAATACGAAAAAACGCCTGGTAAAATCCCCCAAGGTATATGTCCGGGACAGCGGACTGGTACATGCCCTGCTCGGCATTCAAGATTACAATGACCTTGCCGGCCACCCGGTTGTCGGCATGAGTTGGGAAGGCTTTGTGATAGAAAACCTGATCAGTATCGCGTCGCCGCAAACAAAAGCCAGTTTCTACCGCACATCTGCCGGCGCTGAAATCGACCTGCTTCTTGAGTTGCCCGGAAAAAACGGGCTCTGGGCGATTGAGATCAAACGCGGCCTCTCAGCGAACCTCAGTAAAGGATTCCATAGTGCCCGCGCCGACCTCAATCCGGACCGCTCCTTCGTGGTGACATCTGCCAATGACCGATTCCCCGTCGCCGAAGGCGTAGAGGCCATCGGTCTCAGGGAACTGGCGAAACTCCTGATGGAGTTTGGCGCCGCTCAACCCTGA
- a CDS encoding FkbM family methyltransferase produces the protein MNSLSLRLKHALKHFVGRFGVELRRTRSGFGPATAARPLAVTNLFYEDLRARGFMPAFIVDVGANRGDWTEMTLGVWPDARFLLLEPQPEFAPGLDRLSAAHPNVEWLPLAAGPEDNELMLTLWPDLNGSSLTPTERERTAEMKNQRQVSVRRLEDLVQNGGTVPNLVKLDIQGFELEALKGAESFFGVTELFVLEVSLYPFYERTPIVSEVVAFMHDRGYELYDVADYIRRASDGALAQMDMAFARQGGMLRASNTW, from the coding sequence ATGAATTCCCTCTCCCTCCGCCTCAAACACGCGCTCAAGCACTTCGTGGGCCGCTTCGGCGTCGAACTGCGGCGTACGCGGTCCGGCTTCGGCCCGGCGACGGCGGCCCGGCCCCTGGCGGTCACGAATTTGTTCTATGAGGACCTCCGCGCCCGCGGTTTCATGCCTGCGTTCATCGTGGACGTGGGCGCCAACCGGGGCGACTGGACTGAAATGACGTTGGGCGTCTGGCCGGACGCCCGGTTCCTCCTCCTGGAGCCCCAACCGGAGTTCGCGCCCGGATTGGACCGACTGTCGGCCGCGCATCCCAACGTGGAGTGGCTACCCCTGGCCGCTGGCCCCGAGGACAATGAACTCATGCTGACGTTGTGGCCGGACCTGAACGGATCGTCCCTGACCCCCACCGAGCGCGAGCGCACCGCCGAAATGAAGAACCAACGGCAGGTTTCGGTCCGGCGTTTGGAGGATCTGGTCCAGAACGGTGGCACCGTCCCGAATCTGGTCAAACTGGATATCCAGGGATTTGAACTGGAAGCCCTGAAAGGCGCCGAGTCCTTCTTCGGCGTCACCGAGCTCTTCGTGCTCGAGGTTTCGTTGTACCCGTTCTACGAGCGGACGCCCATTGTGAGCGAGGTCGTGGCGTTCATGCACGATCGAGGCTACGAACTCTATGACGTAGCCGATTACATTCGCCGCGCATCGGATGGCGCGCTCGCCCAGATGGACATGGCGTTTGCGCGCCAGGGCGGCATGTTGCGCGCATCGAACACGTGGTAG